One window of the Shewanella maritima genome contains the following:
- a CDS encoding tetratricopeptide repeat-containing diguanylate cyclase gives MKYSFVIAKLSVISICISFLSLTSLSLKAEELTNSEKADAIFRQFDLGEINYPEQSDKMLAELDRLIADDDLKRRHKLVGLRCWYQDSATTEEINVAIEHASKLILLYSDPKPSYILTELLMCRGFYYNLNSFTDKALVDYNKAVDDSYKLESPRLIADARSLRGTMFSYQGEYSTALEDLITAQQIYESLDTPYWEIFNLTELATAYRRFGDPATALRYQEKLLASFTETDQNLDANEVRVQMGYSYEALGQFDKAIEHFKAAKLYWEANDDPEMAADMAVTIANAYMALGQYDKAKPLLENHKHIIPADFDAPYSHLMYALAQMAHHEGNSKQALAYLEESQQAFNKSANNRGLTDAQKLTSEVHASEQNWQQAYLELVEYNKTHAALDEKLLSDRNAEMLARFDNSKFKRENELLERAAKAREQQLAVMERNDTLQIVVIVLSVIILVILSIFAYKQLIRQRTYRQLALTDELTGLSNRRDTYNQGQLFLKQAKASGKPFSVISFDADHFKAVNDTLGHEVGDKVLIKLAEIASSMMRDTDVVGRVGGEEFLILLPNVEQGTAVEIANRLLSTIANFDWQQVAPELKQTVSAGVASFSNETTLSPLLLKADKALYKAKESGRNCVKAV, from the coding sequence GTGAAGTATAGTTTTGTTATCGCTAAGCTAAGCGTTATTTCTATATGTATCAGTTTTTTAAGCTTAACAAGCTTGAGCCTAAAAGCTGAAGAACTCACCAATTCCGAAAAGGCTGATGCCATCTTTCGTCAATTCGATTTAGGTGAAATCAATTACCCAGAGCAAAGCGACAAAATGCTTGCTGAATTAGACAGATTAATTGCCGATGACGACCTTAAACGTCGTCATAAACTTGTTGGGCTAAGGTGTTGGTATCAAGACAGCGCAACCACTGAGGAAATTAATGTCGCTATTGAGCATGCCAGTAAGCTAATTTTACTGTATTCAGATCCAAAGCCGTCATACATTTTAACTGAGCTGCTAATGTGCCGCGGCTTTTACTACAACCTTAATTCATTTACTGATAAAGCTTTAGTCGATTACAACAAAGCGGTAGATGATTCTTACAAGCTAGAAAGCCCAAGACTCATAGCCGATGCCCGCAGTTTGCGCGGTACCATGTTTTCTTACCAGGGTGAATACAGCACCGCACTTGAAGATTTAATTACTGCTCAGCAAATCTATGAATCGCTAGACACACCATACTGGGAAATTTTTAATCTCACCGAGCTTGCTACCGCATACCGCCGCTTTGGCGATCCTGCCACCGCTCTGCGTTATCAAGAAAAGCTGCTAGCAAGCTTTACCGAAACGGATCAAAATCTGGATGCCAATGAAGTGCGAGTACAAATGGGATACTCCTATGAAGCGCTGGGACAGTTCGATAAAGCAATTGAGCATTTCAAGGCTGCAAAACTATACTGGGAAGCCAATGACGACCCGGAAATGGCAGCTGATATGGCGGTGACTATCGCAAATGCGTACATGGCACTAGGCCAATACGACAAAGCTAAGCCACTTTTAGAGAATCATAAACACATTATCCCTGCGGATTTTGATGCTCCCTATAGCCACCTCATGTACGCTCTTGCCCAAATGGCCCACCATGAAGGAAATAGCAAACAGGCTTTAGCCTACCTTGAAGAGTCACAACAAGCATTCAACAAAAGCGCCAATAATCGCGGCCTGACCGATGCGCAAAAACTCACCAGTGAGGTTCATGCTAGTGAGCAAAACTGGCAACAAGCCTATCTAGAGTTAGTTGAATACAACAAAACCCACGCAGCTTTAGATGAGAAGCTATTGTCAGATCGTAATGCCGAAATGCTGGCTCGTTTTGATAACTCCAAGTTTAAGCGTGAAAACGAATTACTAGAACGCGCGGCTAAAGCAAGAGAACAACAACTTGCAGTTATGGAGCGTAACGATACTCTGCAAATTGTGGTAATCGTGCTCAGTGTGATTATCCTAGTTATCCTGTCGATTTTTGCCTACAAGCAACTGATTAGGCAGCGCACCTACCGCCAGCTTGCGCTGACTGATGAATTAACAGGGTTATCAAATCGCCGTGACACATACAACCAAGGGCAATTGTTCCTTAAGCAGGCTAAAGCTTCAGGTAAACCTTTCTCGGTAATATCGTTCGATGCGGACCACTTTAAAGCAGTAAATGACACCCTAGGACATGAAGTAGGCGATAAAGTACTGATAAAACTTGCCGAAATAGCCTCGAGCATGATGCGTGATACTGACGTGGTAGGCCGAGTAGGCGGCGAGGAGTTTTTAATTCTGTTACCAAATGTAGAACAAGGCACTGCGGTGGAAATTGCCAACCGACTATTAAGCACTATTGCCAACTTTGACTGGCAACAGGTGGCGCCTGAATTAAAGCAAACCGTTAGCGCCGGTGTAGCTAGTTTTAGTAATGAAACCACCCTATCACCGCTGTTACTCAAAGCAGATAAGGCGCTTTATAAAGCCAAAGAGTCAGGTCGTAACTGCGTGAAAGCAGTGTAA
- a CDS encoding DUF3069 domain-containing protein has translation MSDKDPQYVETAKKVAYNVSNRVLPMAKMPATLLEAYEGLFAELIADKAGHFQASWDALPASAQKLFPVAEFHGFYIANAWMQLSRVAQEIADSAETEEEMNDKQYDGVFGRLAEASLKESLRKLKKARTDRALLNSIKQVMAE, from the coding sequence ATGAGCGATAAAGATCCACAGTACGTTGAAACAGCCAAAAAGGTAGCTTACAACGTGTCAAACCGTGTACTACCTATGGCAAAAATGCCGGCAACCTTGCTTGAAGCCTATGAAGGTCTATTTGCCGAACTGATTGCTGACAAAGCAGGCCACTTTCAAGCATCTTGGGATGCATTGCCGGCAAGTGCACAAAAGTTGTTTCCTGTTGCTGAGTTCCATGGTTTTTACATCGCTAATGCCTGGATGCAATTAAGCCGCGTAGCGCAAGAGATTGCTGATAGCGCGGAAACCGAAGAAGAAATGAATGATAAGCAATACGACGGTGTATTTGGGCGTCTAGCGGAAGCATCATTGAAAGAGAGTTTGCGTAAGCTTAAGAAAGCACGTACCGACCGCGCCTTACTCAACAGCATCAAGCAGGTGATGGCTGAGTAG